A genomic segment from Neodiprion lecontei isolate iyNeoLeco1 chromosome 1, iyNeoLeco1.1, whole genome shotgun sequence encodes:
- the LOC107219825 gene encoding uncharacterized protein LOC107219825, translating to MDCCNYVQPYNSGTGHFYHQQNHFYYENMNAYASYNGSMTPGSNAIETNVRYNRLPPAYPTDYVYNPKEARLRKAMREQSRELSRQSILQTAIASAASSGNGSGSGAVTSSSFLNHPLSCSSSSTGGTASPLQNGSPSVNSGRIINPWFPVGPASSSAHLKPIISPRMMAAHQRTLEKTKEAMRKQVECAASGVFSSGGAANPSSGSGYPGEFGSRNSPATSANDYCIIAEFGEGQKWHPYQNGGNPYHGRGGAAMPKVGLHPNANVHGPWTQFCGLPLQTSAVQNPVIRPSRQMVFLQEQQSQHCNAFTDEMQMSYVQAKMEPNHRLHLAYSGQGDPQVKASVSPAQIQQHQQQQQQQHQHRLQHEEVNECGEASQVWDSEATAGSSSGVAGVSNIIDDQTPQDQDEEDGSRQTNEVREEAARQKPINGNKQPLPGFHQAFGSTEIGRFSRSEFFANMVGDGSNVSSNRGNPQQQQQQRQVSPDCDLKGNAIGRSSSAFFNSQQSNHHGPGVSSFGNINNFGNVALAAYYNDIRSPANPVVANPRWHSPYVGVIGSEI from the exons ATGGATTGCTGCAACTACGTGCAGCCTTACAACAGTGGCACCGGACACTTTTACCATCAACAAAATCATTTCtattatgaaaatatgaacGCGTACGCGTCCTACAACGGCAGCATGACTCCGGGATCGAATGCGATCGAAACAAACGTCCGATACAATCGACTACCACCTGCATATCCGACAG ATTACGTTTACAACCCGAAAGAGGCGAGGCTGCGAAAGGCGATGAGGGAACAAAGCAGGGAGCTTTCGCGGCAGTCGATTCTCCAGACGGCGATCGCCTCGGCGGCTTCGAGTGGAAACGGATCGGGGAGCGGAGCCGTGACGTCTTCGAGTTTCCTGAACCACCCCCTGAGCTGTTCCTCGTCCTCGACGGGAGGGACGGCTTCGCCCCTGCAAAACGGCAGCCCGTCGGTGAATTCCGGGCGTATTATCAACCCCTGGTTCCCCGTCGGCCCTGCCTCGTCGTCGGCGCATTTAAAACCCATTATCTCGCCGAGG ATGATGGCGGCACACCAACGGACTTTGGAAAAGACCAAGGAGGCGATGCGGAAGCAGGTGGAATGCGCGGCTTCCGGCGTTTTCTCCTCCGGAGGTGCGGCCAACCCCTCATCGGGTTCCGGGTACCCCGGAGAATTTGGGAGTCGCAATTCCCCCGCGACTAGTGCCAACGATTACTGCATCATCGCCGAGTTTGGAGAAGGCCAGAAGTGGCATCCTTATCAG AACGGAGGGAATCCTTATCACGGTCGAGGAGGAGCCGCGATGCCAAAGGTGGGCCTACATCCGAACGCAAACGTTCACGGACCTTGGACACAGTTCTGTGGTCTCCCTCTGC AGACGTCAGCCGTTCAGAACCCGGTGATACGGCCATCGAGACAGATGGTTTTCCTCCAAGAACAACAGAGTCAACACTGCAACGCCTTTACCGACGAAATGCAAATGTCCTACGTCCAGGCCAAGATGGAACCAAATCACAGGCTGCATCTGGCGTATTCCGGCCAAGGGGATCCTCAG GTAAAAGCTTCCGTATCGCCGGCGCAAATACAGCAAcatcagcaacagcaacagcagcaacatcAGCATCGGCTCCAGCACGAGGAGGTTAACGAATGCGGCGAAGCGTCTCAGGTTTGGGATTCCGAAGCGACGGCTGGATCATCCTCTGGTGTGGCCGGCGTCTCGAATATCATCGACGATCAGACTCCTCAGGAtcaggacgaggaggacggtTCTCGGCAGACTAACGAGGTCCGGGAAGAGGCGGCGAGGCAAAAGCCGATAAACGGCAACAAGCAGCCGCTCCCGGGTTTCCACCAGGCGTTCGGCTCGACGGAAATCGGCCGTTTCTCCAGGTCCGAATTCTTCGCGAACATGGTCGGCGACGGCAGCAACGTAAGTAGCAACAGAGGTAATcctcagcagcagcagcagcagcggcaggtTTCCCCCGACTGCGATTTGAAAGGCAACGCGATCGGCCGATCGTCGTCCGCTTTTTTCAACTCGCAACAATCTAACCATCATGGCCCGGGTGTCAGCAGCTTCGGTAACATCAATAACTTTGGTAACGTCGCGCTTGCCGCCTATTACAACGACATACGAAGCCCCGCGAATCCCGTCGTCGCGAACCCTCGCTGGCACAGTCCTTACGTTGGCGTTATAGGTAGCGAAATTTAA
- the LOC124296623 gene encoding transcription factor SOX-3-like: MERYGLITSIVGRAEKENSPPENGLQQRGKSSSSPLHPLQKCSPTRPTTTDQLVSILEENGGRTDGPSSRKPICLESKPPRRRESNPIGNILQVHLQRGGEIAAKYGGVGSSAGKQKIPRPANAFMLFANEWRKKLAIQNPRESNKDISVRLGVLWKNMAKGIKEKYFALAREVDAEHKRKYPGEKLRA; this comes from the exons ATGGAAAGATACGGTCTTATCACCAGCATCGTGGGAAGAG CGGAGAAGGAAAATTCACCCCCGGAAAATGGCCTCCAGCAGCGGGGAAAATCCTCCTCGTCGCCGTTGCACCCGCTGCAAAAATGCAGTCCGACGAGACCGACGACGACGGATCAGCTCGTGAGTATCCTCGAGGAAAACGGCGGAAGGACCGATGGTCCTTCGAGCAGGAAACCGATTTGCCTGGAGTCGAAGCCGCCTCGACGACGAGAGTCAAACCCGATCGGAAACATCCTCCAGGTCCATCTTCAACGCGGCGGAGAAATCGCGGCGAAATACGGAGGCGTTGGAAGCTCCGCTGGCAAACAGAAGATACCGAGACCCGCCAACGCCTTCATGCTCTTCGCTAACGAGTGGCGGAAAAAATTGGCCATACAAAATCCTAGGGAGTCGAACAAGGACATCAGTGTCAG GTTGGGCGTCTTGTGGAAGAACATGGCCAAGGGGATCAAGGAGAAATATTTCGCCCTGGCGCGGGAAGTCGATGCGGAGCACAAGCGGAAGTATCCCGGTGAGAAATTGCGCGCCTAA
- the LOC107219824 gene encoding T-box transcription factor T → MHSAGLQEHQRGTSNVPGPSSSSAAPDSPPRSSCCERDRDNHLVDENRNDTPGPANSAGQSLSLTLEDRELWTRFQCITNEMIVTKNGRRMFPVVKVIARGLEPAAMYTLLLEFVQVDPHRWKYVNGEWVPGGKAEVAPPNPIYIHPESPNFGAHWMKEAVSFAKVKLTNKSNGNGQIMLNSLHKYEPRVHLVRVGAEEQRTVLTYRFPETQFIAVTAYQNEEVTSLKIKYNPFAKAFLDAKERPSDTQSYPQYTGTWFLPQPTMSYEYNPASALAVAQSQPQGGSTSLPTSISVNHKNACRPGPYTLRPKYIQDEQHVDPYGPALLHSTTYVGWAPRSPEALAAGTLQDWPPASPSPSSSASSPYAHSGSAPATTTTSCTVYVPSAPCSTATHGQTHCGDSSGWLHPSASPSDQMQQPYLNLNLHLHHQISPYPPGGPSLHQPLNGPAEPDEYHPEYHHHPGQSLHPHQHHHPQLHLQHPQGTPSPNSVAEYEAPKEMQSVQGYPEQGNPEEDVASEAGRRFSSVVDHHHRQHHQQQQQQQQQQQQQQQRQQDASAAEHQSNWSPLTPPPAPQTTAI, encoded by the exons ATGCACTCCGCCGGGCTGCAGGAGCACCAACGCGGCACCAGCAACGTCCCAGGTCCGTCATCCTCGTCGGCAGCCCCCGACAGTCCGCCGAGGTCTTCCTGCTGCGAAAGGGACCGCGACAATCATCTCGTAGATGAGAACAGGAACGATACTCCCGGTCCCGCAAATTCCGCCGGTCAGAGCCTGTCCCTCACCCTCGAGGACAGGGAACTGTGGACCAGGTTTCAGTGCATCACCAACGAGATGATCGTCACCAAGAACGGAAG GCGGATGTTTCCTGTGGTCAAAGTCATCGCCAGAGGATTGGAGCCGGCGGCCATGTACACTTTGCTTCTGGAGTTCGTGCAAGTCGATCCTCACAG GTGGAAATACGTGAACGGGGAATGGGTGCCAGGTGGAAAAGCGGAAGTGGCTCCACCGAACCCGATCTACATCCACCCGGAGAGTCCGAATTTCGGTGCACACTGGATGAAGGAGGCCGTGTCCTTCGCGAAGGTCAAACTGACGAACAAGTCTAACGGAAACGGACAGATAATGCTGAACTCGTTGCACAAATACGAACCCAGGGTGCACCTCGTGAGAGTTGGTGCCGAGGAGCAGAGAACG GTCCTTACCTACAGATTTCCCGAGACGCAATTCATCGCGGTGACGGCCTATCAAAACGAGGAAGTAACTAGTCTCAAAATAAAGTACAACCCCTTCGCGAAGGCCTTTTTGGACGCGAAAGAGAGACCCAGCGATACTCAATCATATCCGCAAT ACACTGGTACTTGGTTCCTACCGCAGCCGACTATGAGCTACGAATACAACcctgcgtcagcccttgccgTCGCCCAAAGTCAACCACAAGGCGGCTCGACCAGTCTGCCCACCTCCATTTCGGTAAATCATAAAAACGCCTGTAGACCCGGACCTTACACGCTCAGGCCGAAGTACATTCAGGACG AGCAACACGTCGATCCCTACGGACCGGCGCTGCTGCATTCGACGACGTACGTCGGCTGGGCGCCTCGAAGTCCCGAAGCGCTGGCCGCGGGTACTTTGCAGGATTGGCCGCCAGCCTCGCCGTCGCCGTCATCCTCGGCGTCATCGCCGTACGCGCACTCTGGGTCGGCTCcagcgacgacgacgacttcCTGCACGGTCTACGTGCCATCGGCACCCTGCAGCACGGCGACACACGGCCAGACGCACTGCGGCGATTCGTCAGGGTGGCTGCACCCCTCGGCGTCCCCGAGCGACCAGATGCAGCAGCCGTATCTGAACCTGAACCTGCATCTGCACCACCAGATATCCCCGTATCCCCCGGGCGGTCCGAGCCTCCATCAGCCGCTGAACGGACCCGCCGAACCGGACGAGTATCACCCGGAGTACCACCACCATCCCGGGCAGTCGCTGCATCCCCATCAGCACCACCACCCCCAGCTGCATCTTCAACATCCCCAAGGTACGCCCTCGCCGAATTCGGTCGCCGAGTACGAGGCGCCGAAAGAGATGCAGAGTGTCCAGGGGTACCCGGAGCAGGGAAACCCAGAGGAGGACGTAGCTAGCGAGGCTGGCCGGAGGTTTTCCTCGGTCGTCGATCACCATCATCGGCAACAccatcagcagcagcaacagcagcagcagcagcagcaacagcagcagcaaagGCAACAGGACGCATCGGCTGCCGAACATCAGTCGAACTGGTCACCGCTGACACCTCCGCCTGCGCCACAGACTACCGCTATTTGA